From the Amycolatopsis thermoflava N1165 genome, one window contains:
- a CDS encoding acyl-CoA dehydrogenase family protein, giving the protein MDFQDSERGAALRRELRDLVRSAMPREYLGAFTTDPRDLELAQNFCKLLADKGQLTPAWPVEYGGAASSPWEQAIMREEMWAHFEPRGAQYMGVNWVGPAIMRFGTEAQRAEHLERIARGQVIWCQGFSEPEAGSDLASLRTAAVADGDGWRVRGQKIWTSYATMADWCFLLARTSRGDKKHHGITVFLVPMDRPGIRVVPIKAMVGPHHLNEVYFDDVVVTREDVLGEVDQGWSIVREALAFERVGIARYARCDRLLNLAPVMLADRWDALPAELKQRWAKALVHTRQARLLAYRVIEKQETGTVDPADAAAYRIVATQVDQEVAEVLMDMIEERAVGAGDAARLFERAVDDHWRYAQAATVASGSIEVQRMLLSRTLLGAK; this is encoded by the coding sequence GTGGATTTCCAAGATTCCGAGCGCGGCGCGGCTTTGCGCCGCGAGCTGCGCGACCTGGTGCGCTCGGCGATGCCGCGCGAGTACCTCGGCGCCTTCACCACTGACCCGCGCGATCTGGAGCTGGCGCAGAACTTCTGCAAGCTGCTCGCGGACAAGGGCCAGCTGACGCCGGCCTGGCCGGTCGAGTACGGCGGCGCCGCGTCCAGCCCGTGGGAACAGGCGATCATGCGCGAGGAGATGTGGGCGCACTTCGAACCCCGCGGCGCGCAGTACATGGGCGTCAACTGGGTGGGCCCGGCGATCATGCGCTTCGGCACCGAGGCCCAGCGCGCCGAGCACCTCGAGCGCATCGCCCGCGGCCAGGTCATCTGGTGCCAGGGCTTCTCCGAGCCGGAGGCCGGTTCGGATCTGGCGTCACTGCGCACCGCGGCCGTGGCCGACGGCGACGGCTGGCGGGTGCGCGGCCAGAAGATCTGGACCTCCTACGCGACGATGGCCGACTGGTGCTTCCTGCTCGCCCGCACCAGCCGGGGCGACAAGAAGCACCACGGCATCACGGTGTTCCTGGTGCCGATGGACCGCCCGGGGATCCGGGTCGTGCCGATCAAGGCGATGGTCGGCCCGCACCACCTCAACGAGGTCTACTTCGACGACGTCGTGGTGACGCGCGAGGACGTGCTCGGCGAGGTCGACCAGGGCTGGTCGATCGTGCGGGAGGCGCTGGCGTTCGAGCGCGTCGGGATCGCGCGGTACGCGCGGTGCGACCGGCTGCTCAACCTCGCGCCGGTGATGCTCGCCGACCGGTGGGACGCGCTGCCCGCCGAGCTGAAGCAGCGGTGGGCCAAGGCGCTCGTGCACACCCGGCAGGCGCGGCTGCTGGCCTACCGGGTGATCGAGAAGCAGGAGACCGGGACGGTCGACCCGGCGGACGCGGCCGCCTACCGCATCGTCGCGACCCAGGTGGATCAGGAAGTGGCAGAGGTGCTGATGGACATGATCGAGGAACGAGCCGTGGGCGCGGGCGACGCGGCCCGGCTGTTCGAGCGCGCGGTGGACGACCACTGGCGCTATGCCCAGGCCGCGACCGTGGCCTCGGGCAGCATCGAGGTGCAGCGGATGCTGCTCTCGCGCACGCTGCTGGGGGCGAAGTGA
- a CDS encoding acyl-CoA dehydrogenase family protein: MKTELSAEALELEQVVEAALRKAGGFELVRQAEAGEPSGTVRTLLAEIGVWELRPRESAVDGEAAAAVCRAAGRFALPYPVAQRLAGDPESGVDAVAVVPLPSPRINLADVDPALSWFALDGRGRRAPVVSTGTRVGSKLGALACPVELGEWSGDGGLTPLALTLPCWVLLGMVDEALRMTRRHLLDRQQFGRPLATFQALQFQLADTAAQLQGFEELAKYTLWSVLSEQPGAATDAVALRMSALETAETVFRTGHQMFGAMGFCDETDLSWLSRHSQPIRRLPWGRSQTQARLLETVESVPLASLFTDTGEDLLVTGT, encoded by the coding sequence GTGAAGACCGAACTGAGCGCCGAGGCGCTCGAACTGGAGCAGGTGGTCGAGGCAGCGCTGCGCAAGGCGGGCGGGTTCGAGCTGGTGCGGCAGGCCGAGGCGGGCGAGCCGTCCGGCACGGTGCGGACCCTGCTCGCCGAGATCGGGGTGTGGGAGCTGCGGCCCCGGGAGTCCGCGGTGGACGGTGAAGCGGCGGCGGCCGTCTGCCGCGCCGCCGGGCGTTTCGCGTTGCCGTACCCGGTCGCGCAGCGGCTCGCCGGGGACCCGGAGTCCGGAGTGGACGCGGTGGCCGTGGTGCCGCTGCCGTCCCCGCGGATCAACCTGGCCGACGTGGACCCCGCGCTGAGCTGGTTCGCCCTGGACGGCCGGGGCCGCCGGGCCCCGGTGGTGTCCACCGGGACGCGGGTGGGCTCGAAGCTGGGTGCCCTGGCGTGCCCGGTGGAGCTGGGGGAGTGGTCCGGTGACGGCGGGCTCACCCCGCTCGCGCTGACACTGCCCTGTTGGGTCCTGCTCGGCATGGTCGACGAGGCGCTGCGGATGACCCGGCGCCACCTGCTCGACCGGCAGCAGTTCGGCCGCCCGCTGGCCACGTTCCAGGCCCTGCAGTTCCAGCTGGCCGACACCGCGGCGCAGCTGCAGGGCTTCGAGGAGCTGGCGAAGTACACGCTGTGGTCGGTGCTGTCCGAGCAGCCGGGCGCCGCCACCGACGCGGTGGCGCTGCGGATGTCCGCGCTGGAGACGGCCGAGACGGTGTTCCGCACCGGGCACCAGATGTTCGGCGCGATGGGCTTCTGCGACGAGACGGACCTGTCCTGGCTGTCGCGCCACAGCCAGCCGATCCGCCGCCTGCCGTGGGGCCGTTCGCAGACCCAGGCGCGCCTGCTGGAGACCGTCGAGTCGGTGCCGCTGGCGAGCCTGTTCACCGACACCGGCGAAGACCTGCTGGTGACCGGCACATGA
- a CDS encoding Zn-ribbon domain-containing OB-fold protein, producing the protein MTGERNAAVEFGRRVDAPYWAGLAEGELRIQRCTSCRRWAWPADWRCPGCGSYDLGWEAVEAVGTVFSRIRTHYPFVPAYADLVPYDNVLVELPQAGGARLIGLLTGGGARIGDRVRGTFVAASERTAGLPVLTWTKES; encoded by the coding sequence ATGACCGGGGAACGCAACGCGGCGGTCGAGTTCGGCCGGCGGGTCGACGCGCCGTACTGGGCGGGCCTGGCCGAGGGCGAGCTGCGGATCCAGCGCTGCACGTCCTGCCGGCGCTGGGCCTGGCCCGCGGACTGGCGCTGTCCCGGCTGCGGCTCCTACGACCTCGGCTGGGAGGCGGTGGAGGCGGTGGGCACCGTGTTCAGCCGGATCCGCACGCACTACCCGTTCGTCCCGGCCTACGCCGACCTCGTGCCCTACGACAACGTGCTGGTGGAGCTGCCGCAGGCGGGCGGTGCCCGGCTCATCGGACTGCTCACCGGCGGCGGCGCGCGCATCGGCGACCGGGTGCGTGGCACGTTCGTGGCCGCCTCGGAGCGCACCGCCGGACTGCCGGTGCTGACCTGGACGAAGGAGTCCTGA
- a CDS encoding thiolase C-terminal domain-containing protein, whose product MGKRPTGVAVVGIGITPYHKRGASPDAERKLLLKAIDAAAADVGIPASEIDGFCSYGADVQEGTRLAGPLGTRELRWSSLVWGGGGGGSAGAIAMAEAAILSGHAETVVVYRATAESSSGRLLRAVSQGVFGPHYAAHGVDSPAQALGLRTQRLIEHDGIPPSALRAIAQACYHHAGKNPDAVGHGVDLTDEKYESSRWIVEPLRLFDSSRENDAAAAIILTSAERARDLTDKPVYLLASAIGADGPKWGELDENHEPYTSSSQVSAGRRVWERSGATPADVDAVQLYVNFTGPAVSALIDLGFCTAENAGEFLTFENLIAPDGKLPICTGGGDLAEGFLHGMGNAVEAVRLLRGESSNPVPGARLCLVSGGPISELSSAALFATTDGR is encoded by the coding sequence ATGGGCAAGCGACCCACCGGCGTGGCCGTCGTGGGAATCGGGATCACGCCATACCACAAGCGCGGCGCGTCCCCGGACGCCGAACGCAAGCTGCTGCTCAAGGCCATCGACGCGGCCGCGGCCGACGTCGGGATCCCGGCGAGCGAGATCGACGGCTTCTGCTCCTACGGCGCCGACGTGCAGGAGGGCACCCGGCTCGCCGGGCCGCTGGGCACCCGCGAGCTGCGCTGGAGCAGCCTCGTGTGGGGCGGTGGCGGCGGGGGCAGCGCCGGGGCGATCGCGATGGCCGAGGCGGCGATCCTGTCCGGGCACGCCGAAACGGTCGTCGTCTACCGCGCCACCGCGGAGTCCTCCAGCGGGCGGCTGCTGCGCGCGGTCAGCCAGGGCGTGTTCGGGCCGCACTACGCCGCGCACGGTGTGGATTCGCCCGCACAGGCGCTCGGGTTGCGCACGCAGCGGCTCATCGAGCACGACGGCATCCCGCCGTCGGCGCTGCGCGCGATCGCCCAGGCCTGCTACCACCACGCGGGCAAGAACCCGGACGCGGTCGGGCACGGGGTGGACCTCACCGACGAGAAGTACGAGTCGTCGCGCTGGATCGTGGAACCGTTGCGGCTGTTCGACTCCTCCCGCGAGAACGACGCGGCGGCGGCGATCATCCTGACCTCCGCCGAGCGCGCTCGCGACCTCACCGACAAGCCGGTGTACCTGCTGGCGTCGGCCATCGGCGCGGACGGGCCGAAGTGGGGCGAGCTGGACGAGAACCACGAGCCGTACACGTCCTCGTCGCAGGTCTCGGCGGGCCGCCGGGTGTGGGAGCGGTCGGGCGCCACGCCCGCCGACGTCGACGCCGTGCAGCTGTACGTCAACTTCACCGGTCCCGCCGTCTCGGCCCTGATCGACCTCGGGTTCTGCACCGCGGAGAACGCGGGGGAGTTCCTCACGTTCGAGAACCTGATCGCGCCGGACGGCAAACTGCCGATCTGCACCGGGGGCGGCGACCTCGCAGAAGGCTTCCTGCACGGCATGGGCAACGCCGTGGAGGCGGTCCGGCTGCTGCGGGGCGAGTCGAGCAACCCCGTGCCGGGCGCGCGCCTGTGCCTGGTGTCCGGCGGCCCCATCTCCGAGCTGAGCAGCGCCGCGCTGTTCGCCACGACGGACGGGAGGTGA